A single window of Phlebotomus papatasi isolate M1 chromosome 4, Ppap_2.1, whole genome shotgun sequence DNA harbors:
- the LOC129808596 gene encoding uncharacterized protein LOC129808596 — protein sequence MKFLPHTEEGKLKKYLGEEGKLKKTRSGRCLIKVFVACEFSAIFTRISSIQRKSILWRHLSNSRKTSVSGRISVKLWLPYWVPETPVELELGLQFQLCNHPASVISALKSLLGVPLEFSPIFRKVIKSGKEGGSNFQRGSFGYFQKLLGAVISTSRIAPHRKSIQDNTHLFYPCRKIYLINKSI from the exons atgaaatttttgcCGCACACCGAAGAGGGgaagttgaaaaaatacttGGGCGAAGAGGGGAAGTTGAAAAAAACACGTAGCGGGAGG TGTTTGATCAAAGTGTTTGTGGCTTGCGAATTTTCTGCGATTTTCACG agaatatcatccattCAAAGAAAAAGCATTTTGTGGAGGCATTTGAGCAACTCAAGGAAAACCTCAGTCTCAGGCAGAATAAGTGTGAAATTGTGGCTCCCATATTGGGTACCTGAAACTCCTGTGGAGCTTGAGCTTGGACTTCAATTTCAATTGTGCAATCATCCAGCGTCTGTGATCTCTGCGCTGAAAAGTCTTCTTGGTGTTCCTCTtgaattttcaccaattttcagG AAAGTCATCAAGTCTGGAAAAGAAGGTGGAAGCAACTTCCAGAGAGGGTCTTTCGGATACTTCCAGAAACTCTTGGGCGCAGTCATTTCAACTTCCCGGATAGCGCCCCACAGAAAATCAATCCAGGACAACACACACTTATTCTACCCATGTAGAAAGATTTATcttataaataaatcaatttaa